The Hymenobacter sp. GOD-10R genome includes a window with the following:
- a CDS encoding TonB-dependent receptor: MSSNAYKHSLWRRVVMLAALGGPAVAWPALATPRIPNGPFNLLVGDHRADVPVSGRVTQANGTGLPGVTVVVKGTTLGTSTGADGSFSLNVPEGSTLVVSSVGFIKKEVPLSGATTSLVISLVEDRQALSEIVVVGYGTQERGSVTGAISSVNGAELVRQPVADATQAIQGKVSGVTITSNGGAPGGAAGTSVRIRGITSAGNNSPLYVLDGFPLPDGSDSQINAISPNDIETIDVLKDASATAIYGVRAANGVVIITTKRGKAGRTTFNLDAYRGVQVVARKLNLLNAQEYATINNESLLAAGKPIALDKLRDPASLGKGTDWQDLLFRRAKIQNYSVSTTGGSEKARYALSGTYFQQDGIILGSNFERFTLRANGDVQIGKILKLGNNISLTHLSDRQVSSNGGGNGGNNEYGAVQQLLRMPPTVQPYRPDGYWYQPNSANDNFTEENPLATSQRVNQRFTRNRALTTFFAELEPVKGLRFRTNVGADFIFENFNSFAPRGPELTGYTQRYITAGATATSRYAPSYLIENTATLDRLFADKHQVTLLLGQSAQQFSFSNVEAYRSQYLRNDLQVINAGPINTLLNNAGTLDPPRRLASYFGRLNYEFGGKYIFQATVRYDGSSRFQVGEKFGFFPGASAGWRISEEDFLKGNSTISNLKLRVGYGRVGNELNAGRYAYLSSINFGITYPLGADGAINTGGAPTRLRNPDLRWEYNDQANVGIDLGFLDNRFEASIDLYNRNSPNLIAPVPPSLVSGTYESVNRNAASAYNRGIDVGLTSHNFAGTDQGLTWTTTFNISAYKTRLEKLGVGVPYNGLGSLSGTIVRYDVNQAFGSFYGYVADGLIQTQEELNTLNAGANVGNPKNDKFYQTNGTAPGDIKFRDLNGDGVITDADRKFIGNPNPNLTFGLTNNLAYKGFDLSFFIQGVQGNDVYNLNRYITESALYSTTNGTTRILNRWTGPGTSNDVPRAINGDPNNNLRVSTHFIEDGSYVRLKNLTFGYTLPKSIMDRISATQLRVYFTAQNLITLTKYTGYDPEVSASGVDLGIYPQARVFMGGLNIGF; the protein is encoded by the coding sequence ATGAGCTCAAACGCTTACAAACATTCTCTTTGGCGGCGAGTAGTGATGCTAGCCGCTTTAGGCGGGCCAGCAGTCGCTTGGCCCGCCCTTGCAACACCTAGGATACCCAACGGGCCGTTCAACTTGCTCGTTGGAGATCACCGCGCCGACGTCCCTGTGTCGGGTCGGGTTACGCAGGCGAACGGTACCGGATTGCCCGGCGTAACTGTTGTCGTGAAAGGTACTACCCTAGGTACTTCCACTGGGGCCGATGGTTCGTTCTCGTTGAACGTACCAGAAGGCAGCACACTCGTAGTCAGTTCGGTTGGCTTCATCAAGAAAGAAGTGCCTTTAAGCGGCGCTACTACCAGCCTCGTCATCAGCTTGGTCGAAGACCGCCAAGCCTTGAGCGAAATCGTAGTAGTGGGATACGGCACGCAGGAACGTGGCAGCGTAACGGGTGCTATTTCATCCGTCAACGGAGCGGAGTTAGTGCGTCAGCCGGTAGCTGATGCTACGCAAGCCATTCAAGGTAAAGTTTCTGGTGTAACTATTACCTCCAATGGTGGCGCTCCTGGCGGAGCAGCTGGTACTTCGGTGCGTATCCGCGGTATAACCTCGGCTGGTAACAACTCCCCACTGTACGTGTTGGACGGCTTTCCGCTGCCGGACGGTTCTGATAGTCAGATTAACGCCATCAGCCCCAACGACATCGAAACGATTGACGTGCTGAAGGATGCTTCTGCTACGGCCATCTACGGGGTTCGCGCTGCTAACGGGGTAGTTATTATTACCACGAAACGGGGCAAAGCTGGTCGTACCACCTTCAATCTGGATGCCTACCGTGGTGTGCAGGTCGTAGCGCGCAAGCTGAATTTGCTCAACGCCCAAGAGTACGCGACCATCAACAATGAGTCGCTCTTGGCAGCTGGTAAGCCTATTGCTCTTGACAAGCTGCGCGACCCTGCCTCGCTGGGCAAAGGAACTGATTGGCAGGACTTGCTATTCCGTCGGGCCAAGATTCAGAACTATTCGGTGTCGACTACAGGCGGCAGCGAGAAAGCCCGTTATGCACTATCAGGCACGTACTTCCAGCAGGACGGTATCATCCTAGGTTCTAACTTCGAGCGCTTTACGCTGCGCGCGAATGGGGATGTACAGATTGGTAAAATCCTGAAGCTAGGTAACAACATCTCCCTGACCCACCTGAGCGACCGTCAAGTGTCGAGCAACGGCGGCGGTAACGGCGGCAACAACGAATATGGCGCCGTGCAACAGCTGTTGCGCATGCCCCCGACTGTGCAGCCGTACCGTCCCGATGGCTACTGGTACCAGCCCAATAGCGCAAACGACAACTTCACGGAGGAAAATCCGCTGGCTACCTCGCAGCGGGTCAATCAGCGATTCACCCGTAACCGGGCGCTCACAACCTTTTTCGCCGAGCTAGAGCCCGTAAAAGGACTGCGCTTCCGCACGAACGTGGGTGCTGACTTTATCTTTGAAAACTTCAATAGCTTCGCACCCCGCGGCCCTGAGCTAACAGGCTACACCCAGCGCTACATCACGGCTGGCGCTACGGCTACCTCGCGGTACGCGCCTAGCTACCTGATTGAAAACACGGCGACTCTCGACCGTTTGTTCGCTGATAAGCACCAAGTAACCCTGCTGTTGGGTCAGTCGGCACAGCAGTTCTCTTTCAGCAACGTGGAGGCGTATCGTTCGCAGTACTTGCGCAACGACTTGCAGGTAATCAATGCTGGTCCAATTAACACGCTGTTGAACAATGCGGGCACCCTTGACCCACCTCGGCGCCTGGCTAGCTACTTTGGTCGCTTGAACTACGAGTTTGGGGGCAAGTACATTTTCCAAGCTACCGTTCGTTACGATGGCTCTTCCCGCTTTCAAGTCGGCGAGAAGTTTGGTTTCTTCCCCGGTGCATCCGCGGGCTGGCGCATTTCGGAAGAGGACTTCTTGAAGGGCAACAGCACCATCAGCAACCTGAAGCTGCGCGTTGGCTACGGGCGAGTTGGTAATGAGCTGAACGCCGGTCGTTACGCCTACCTGTCTTCCATCAACTTTGGCATTACCTACCCGCTTGGTGCAGATGGTGCCATCAACACCGGTGGAGCGCCAACTCGTCTGCGGAACCCCGATCTGCGTTGGGAATACAATGATCAGGCTAACGTCGGCATCGACCTAGGTTTCTTGGACAACCGCTTTGAAGCCAGCATCGACCTCTACAACCGGAACTCGCCGAATCTGATTGCGCCAGTGCCGCCGTCTTTGGTGTCGGGCACGTACGAATCGGTGAACCGCAACGCGGCCTCCGCTTACAACCGTGGTATCGACGTGGGGCTGACCTCCCACAACTTCGCGGGTACCGACCAAGGCCTAACGTGGACTACTACCTTCAACATCTCGGCTTACAAGACGCGCCTGGAGAAGCTAGGGGTAGGGGTACCCTATAATGGCCTAGGCTCTTTGAGCGGCACCATCGTGCGTTATGATGTGAACCAAGCATTTGGCTCCTTCTACGGCTACGTAGCCGATGGCTTGATTCAGACACAGGAGGAACTCAACACGCTGAATGCCGGCGCCAATGTGGGTAACCCGAAGAACGACAAGTTCTACCAGACCAACGGCACGGCACCTGGCGACATTAAATTCCGCGACCTGAATGGTGACGGCGTTATTACGGATGCCGACCGGAAGTTTATTGGTAATCCAAACCCAAACCTGACGTTTGGTCTCACCAACAATCTGGCGTATAAAGGCTTCGATCTGAGCTTCTTCATTCAGGGCGTGCAGGGCAATGATGTGTACAACCTCAACCGCTATATCACGGAGAGTGCCTTGTACAGCACCACCAACGGTACCACCCGCATCCTGAACCGCTGGACGGGCCCCGGCACCAGCAATGATGTGCCCCGCGCCATCAACGGTGACCCCAACAACAACCTGCGGGTATCAACCCACTTCATTGAAGATGGCTCTTACGTGCGCCTCAAAAACCTAACGTTTGGCTACACGCTGCCCAAAAGCATTATGGACCGGATTTCGGCCACGCAGCTACGCGTGTACTTCACGGCTCAGAACCTGATTACGCTGACCAAATACACCGGGTACGACCCGGAAGTTAGCGCCAGCGGCGTTGACCTAGGTATTTATCCGCAAGCGCGCGTGTTCATGGGCGGCCTGAACATTGGGTTCTAA
- a CDS encoding 7TM diverse intracellular signaling domain-containing protein, with protein MADPSGQLTLADVQQPAQAEHFRRGDQVPTTMEEPGAAYWLRLVVQAKGSLMQHWYLELLDSHLSDITFYPFTKSEQGAVHTGADYRLSSRKFPYKNFLFRLPLEENQTRTYYIRLESNSKTSFVSRLRTEQPLAVHFQTEYVLLGAFYGVLLIMVVYNLCLYLFIGEQTYLRYVLYVLSCSLVFLSEDGLGFQYLWPDFPAMNQLVIALSPILLLFTFSYYARQFLDAPQRLPDYDPWVRRVVLISISLLLLDTLWLHSGWGFWFYLIPYGILYCLAFLVWRGGFRPARFFLLAHALVAISVCFMILRKLGINTFTNTATVYSMNAAFVIEVVVLSYALGEKIKAIKDATIRAQGKLVKQLRKKHQTQDLLVEQLRQNQELKDQLNTELEALVTRRTEELRQQSETIAAQNRELLHANGLLALQSAAIEKLNTDLRHDLQQAQEARVLSKEVDFGEFSQIYPDKDACLRYLAELKWVNGYQCRRCGHEKYCDGREPHSRRCTRCRYVESATAYTLLQKCKFSTVKAFYAVFLLYTHNGNYSSQELSRVLDLRQGTCWSFSQKVLEAIRRREQAVDYEANESWTHILLDANDDHAEEQMEKQDRSDSLS; from the coding sequence TTGGCTGACCCCTCGGGGCAACTCACCCTAGCTGATGTCCAGCAGCCTGCTCAGGCAGAGCACTTTCGGCGCGGCGACCAGGTACCTACAACGATGGAGGAGCCAGGCGCAGCATACTGGTTACGTCTTGTTGTGCAGGCAAAAGGTTCATTGATGCAGCATTGGTACTTGGAATTACTAGATTCTCACCTTAGCGACATCACCTTTTATCCATTTACCAAATCGGAGCAGGGAGCGGTGCACACTGGTGCTGATTACCGGTTGAGCTCCCGGAAGTTTCCCTATAAAAACTTCCTATTTCGTCTGCCACTTGAGGAAAACCAAACTCGTACTTATTATATCCGCCTCGAATCCAACTCCAAGACGAGTTTTGTGAGCCGCCTTCGCACAGAGCAGCCACTAGCCGTCCACTTTCAAACGGAATATGTTCTGCTTGGTGCTTTCTATGGAGTGTTGCTGATCATGGTAGTGTACAATTTGTGTCTCTACCTATTTATCGGCGAACAGACCTATTTGCGCTACGTGCTGTATGTGCTCAGTTGTAGCCTAGTTTTTCTGTCAGAAGATGGGCTAGGTTTTCAATACCTATGGCCAGACTTCCCAGCTATGAATCAGCTGGTTATTGCGCTGTCGCCCATTCTGCTGCTATTCACATTCAGCTACTACGCCCGGCAGTTTCTCGATGCTCCGCAACGCCTACCTGATTATGATCCTTGGGTGCGGCGTGTAGTCCTGATCAGTATTAGTCTGCTCTTACTCGATACGCTGTGGCTTCACTCCGGATGGGGATTCTGGTTTTACCTGATTCCCTACGGCATACTTTATTGCTTGGCCTTTTTGGTGTGGCGCGGTGGGTTCCGACCAGCTCGCTTCTTTCTGCTAGCACACGCCTTGGTCGCTATTAGTGTGTGCTTTATGATTTTGCGCAAGTTAGGTATCAATACCTTTACCAATACGGCTACTGTATACAGTATGAATGCAGCCTTTGTGATTGAGGTAGTGGTGCTTTCCTACGCACTCGGCGAGAAGATCAAAGCCATCAAAGATGCGACCATCCGCGCGCAGGGAAAGTTGGTCAAGCAGTTACGGAAAAAGCACCAAACGCAAGACTTGCTAGTAGAACAGCTTCGCCAAAATCAAGAACTGAAGGATCAGCTAAATACAGAGTTAGAGGCCTTGGTAACTCGGCGTACCGAGGAGTTACGGCAGCAGAGCGAAACCATTGCTGCTCAGAACCGCGAACTGTTACATGCTAATGGCCTGCTAGCCTTGCAATCTGCTGCTATTGAGAAGCTTAACACTGATTTGCGCCATGATTTGCAGCAAGCACAGGAAGCTAGGGTTTTGTCGAAGGAAGTAGACTTTGGTGAATTCAGCCAGATCTATCCAGACAAGGATGCTTGTTTGCGCTACTTAGCAGAGTTGAAATGGGTCAATGGCTACCAGTGCCGCCGCTGTGGACATGAAAAGTATTGCGATGGACGTGAGCCTCATTCCCGACGTTGCACCCGTTGCCGCTACGTTGAATCGGCTACGGCTTACACCTTACTACAGAAGTGTAAGTTTTCGACAGTGAAGGCTTTTTATGCCGTGTTCCTGTTGTACACGCATAATGGCAACTATTCTTCCCAGGAGCTATCCCGAGTGCTTGATCTACGCCAAGGTACCTGCTGGAGCTTCAGCCAGAAGGTGCTAGAAGCTATACGACGTCGCGAGCAAGCTGTCGATTACGAGGCAAATGAAAGCTGGACTCATATCTTATTGGATGCCAATGATGATCATGCTGAGGAGCAGATGGAAAAGCAAGACCGCTCTGATAGTTTGAGCTAG
- a CDS encoding cellulase family glycosylhydrolase, translated as MLHAEGPRIVNSGGKEVILRGFNVGGWLLQESYILQTDTLNCQWRIKQGLLRTMPEAQMQEFYQQYRANFITKADIDFIAKQGFTCVRLPFHYDLFLTATQRHARTEVIRDPKNAKKLDAYVQSLSTWYDQDRLFTDQNTEGFRQVDNVLKWCADNNLYVILDLHAAPGGQGTDRNINDNFLPLDLWKRRDAKGRAIYQDITVRFWEKLAARYKKDGRVAMYDLINEPHNLNEANGMSADNKELSALYSRLIEAVRSQGDQHLLLLEGNGYGNEYTNITPDKLAVSDKHNLVYNAHRYWCTNAPEATDPNPNQVNLIKNLVTFRDRWQVPVWVGETGENSNEWFAAAVQVLNANNIGWCHWNIKRVNSPASLLRVKSYGSILTPAGRAALLRNVQFANCTPNRDVAAALTQPSNFSAPFASLMVPGTIQAVDYDLGRAGVAYQDEYSAKTDYRSNKPWNQGGVYRNDGVDIQEVVSSQGNSFAVGDLAAGEWLNYTVTVKAAGAYAVQFRVQPTTTPGRLTLKLGEATLGSVLIEPQGDTTVWQTLTLPAASLPAGRHTLRLCVDQPVGKLSWLRFSPGASSTAGGQ; from the coding sequence ATGCTCCATGCCGAGGGACCTAGGATAGTGAACAGCGGTGGGAAAGAAGTGATTCTCCGTGGGTTTAATGTAGGAGGCTGGTTGCTCCAAGAAAGCTACATCCTGCAAACGGACACACTGAACTGCCAGTGGCGCATCAAACAAGGTCTGCTACGTACGATGCCAGAGGCGCAGATGCAGGAGTTTTACCAGCAGTATCGCGCCAATTTTATTACTAAAGCCGATATCGATTTTATTGCTAAACAAGGTTTTACCTGCGTACGACTGCCGTTTCACTATGATTTATTCCTGACGGCGACCCAGCGCCACGCTCGCACGGAAGTCATCCGCGACCCTAAAAACGCAAAAAAGCTCGATGCCTACGTGCAAAGTCTGAGTACGTGGTACGATCAAGACCGGCTTTTTACCGATCAAAACACTGAAGGCTTTCGGCAAGTTGACAACGTGCTGAAGTGGTGCGCGGACAATAACCTTTACGTGATTCTGGACCTGCACGCTGCTCCTGGTGGACAAGGTACCGACCGCAACATCAACGATAACTTCTTGCCCCTCGATCTGTGGAAGCGCCGTGACGCCAAGGGCCGCGCCATCTATCAGGACATAACAGTGCGCTTTTGGGAAAAGCTAGCTGCCCGCTACAAAAAAGACGGGCGAGTAGCTATGTATGACTTGATAAACGAGCCGCACAACCTAAATGAGGCCAACGGCATGTCGGCTGATAATAAAGAGCTTAGCGCGCTATATTCTCGGCTCATTGAGGCGGTGCGCAGCCAAGGAGACCAGCATTTACTATTGCTGGAAGGCAACGGCTACGGCAATGAATACACGAACATCACCCCCGACAAGCTAGCTGTATCAGACAAGCATAATCTCGTGTACAACGCTCACCGCTACTGGTGTACGAACGCTCCGGAAGCCACAGATCCAAACCCTAATCAAGTCAACTTGATCAAAAACCTAGTGACTTTCCGTGACCGGTGGCAAGTACCGGTATGGGTGGGAGAAACGGGCGAAAACTCTAATGAGTGGTTTGCTGCCGCCGTGCAAGTGTTGAACGCCAACAACATTGGCTGGTGCCACTGGAATATCAAGCGGGTAAACAGCCCCGCAAGCTTGTTGCGTGTCAAATCATACGGTAGCATCCTGACCCCAGCCGGACGTGCTGCTTTGTTGCGCAACGTGCAATTTGCCAACTGCACTCCCAATCGTGATGTGGCGGCGGCGCTTACGCAGCCAAGCAACTTTTCGGCTCCCTTTGCTTCGCTCATGGTGCCAGGTACTATTCAGGCCGTTGATTACGACCTAGGTCGGGCGGGAGTGGCGTATCAGGACGAATACTCCGCTAAAACCGACTATCGGAGCAATAAGCCATGGAACCAGGGAGGTGTATATCGCAATGATGGGGTTGATATTCAGGAAGTTGTTAGCTCGCAGGGCAATAGTTTCGCTGTCGGGGACCTAGCTGCGGGCGAGTGGCTTAATTATACCGTAACGGTTAAGGCTGCGGGCGCTTACGCCGTACAGTTCCGCGTACAGCCCACTACCACGCCCGGGCGCCTTACGTTGAAGCTAGGCGAGGCTACCCTCGGATCAGTGCTAATAGAGCCGCAGGGAGATACAACCGTCTGGCAAACCTTAACGCTCCCGGCTGCGTCGTTGCCAGCAGGGCGGCATACATTACGGCTATGCGTCGATCAACCCGTTGGGAAGTTGAGTTGGCTACGGTTCTCGCCAGGCGCTAGCAGCACTGCTGGTGGGCAGTAA
- a CDS encoding ferredoxin reductase gives MSEKMPWQLAQVKAIVKETPRVKTFTLQLPHWQPHLPGQHYDMRLTAEDGYQAERSYSIASPPEQVGEIDLTIELIDDGEVSAYLHEGVAVGDSLEVRGPIGGYFVWRKEMYDLPLLLVAGGSGVVPLMAMLRHRTAVQATNPTVLLFSVRTAAEAIYRQELEALAQQDPHFSLVFTFTRQAPLAWNGYHRRIDQAMLTEVLTQFSVLPQVFVCGPTQLVEQAANTLLDLGLPAESIRTERFGPTGAE, from the coding sequence ATGTCGGAGAAAATGCCCTGGCAGCTAGCTCAGGTGAAAGCTATTGTGAAAGAAACGCCACGCGTCAAAACGTTCACGCTACAATTGCCGCATTGGCAACCGCACTTACCGGGTCAGCATTATGATATGCGTCTGACAGCCGAGGATGGCTACCAAGCGGAGCGCAGCTATTCCATCGCCTCGCCGCCCGAGCAAGTCGGCGAGATTGATTTAACAATTGAATTAATTGATGACGGCGAAGTGTCGGCCTACTTGCACGAAGGGGTAGCTGTTGGCGATTCGTTGGAGGTGCGCGGTCCTATTGGGGGCTACTTCGTGTGGCGTAAGGAAATGTATGATCTGCCATTGCTGCTCGTAGCGGGCGGTTCTGGAGTAGTGCCTTTGATGGCTATGCTGCGTCATCGCACTGCCGTTCAAGCAACTAACCCTACCGTGTTGCTTTTCAGCGTACGCACCGCCGCTGAGGCTATTTACCGACAAGAATTGGAAGCGCTAGCGCAGCAAGATCCGCACTTCAGCCTAGTTTTTACGTTCACTCGGCAAGCCCCGCTAGCTTGGAACGGATACCACCGTCGCATCGACCAAGCAATGCTGACTGAGGTGTTGACGCAATTTTCCGTGTTGCCGCAGGTGTTTGTCTGTGGACCTACGCAATTGGTTGAACAAGCCGCTAATACTCTACTTGACCTAGGTCTACCTGCTGAGAGCATTCGCACGGAGCGATTTGGGCCCACTGGTGCAGAGTAG
- a CDS encoding sulfite oxidase-like oxidoreductase, producing the protein MAAFFNKGFGRKRESAASDRIPPGQYETHDFPVLSAGPTPRIALANWTFSLEGLVETPVQWTWEQFNALPQQSFTNDIHCVTKWSRLDTQWQGVSIDTILEHAKLLPEVRYVMAYSYGGYTTNVPLEDLRNGKGFIGLSFGGKPLTPEHGGPARLVVPHLYFWKSAKWINRLRFMDEDEPGFWERGGYSMYGDPWKEQRYRTDDSDQ; encoded by the coding sequence ATGGCGGCTTTCTTCAACAAAGGATTTGGACGCAAACGAGAATCGGCAGCTAGCGACCGAATTCCGCCCGGCCAATATGAGACCCACGATTTTCCCGTGCTTTCGGCTGGCCCCACACCGCGTATTGCACTCGCCAACTGGACGTTTAGCTTGGAAGGATTGGTCGAGACGCCCGTGCAGTGGACGTGGGAGCAGTTTAACGCCCTGCCTCAGCAGTCATTTACCAATGACATACACTGCGTAACGAAGTGGTCGAGGCTAGATACCCAATGGCAAGGCGTGAGCATCGATACAATACTTGAACACGCCAAGCTCTTGCCTGAAGTACGCTATGTAATGGCGTATTCTTACGGCGGCTACACCACCAATGTGCCCTTAGAAGATCTGCGCAACGGCAAAGGCTTCATCGGATTGAGTTTCGGCGGAAAGCCGCTCACCCCAGAGCACGGCGGCCCGGCGCGGCTAGTCGTGCCGCACCTGTACTTTTGGAAGAGCGCAAAGTGGATTAACCGACTGCGCTTCATGGATGAGGACGAGCCTGGTTTCTGGGAACGAGGCGGCTACAGCATGTACGGCGACCCGTGGAAGGAGCAGCGCTATCGCACAGACGATTCCGATCAATAA
- a CDS encoding S9 family peptidase: MFKPLVRNAAAIIVFVQLAVAPVAWAQVGPGTQWTKDGYSYMRAQDDEIVQLDARDPKKSTTLISKQLLTPQGQTAPLKVRRFAFSDDGRKVLLSTNTKKVWRYDTRGDYWVFDLDSKKLTQLGKGRPESSLMFAKFSPDGSKVAYVSEHNLYVETLADNRITALTSDGTSRLINGTFDWVYEEELDCRDGFRWAPDGQKLAYWQLDATKTRNYLMLNTTDQLYPFTIPVEYPVVGEDPSRCRVGVVPVAGGATKWMDVPGDAVQHYIPRMEWASNDELILQQLNRRQNESKLMLCTASSGTVKPIYSETDKAWVDAKEGAVGWNWIEGGKRFVWSSEKDGWRHLYAVDRKGKEQLLTKGDYDVISLESIDEKGGQIYFMASPTNATQKYLYHVPLKGGKAERVTPQNLAGSHSYDISPNGKLALHNYSSSSVFPVSDVVSLPTHQRLSGGETPAQAQSIKLPKVEFFQVKTQDGVTLDGWMVKPTNFDPSKKYPIVFMVYGEPASQTVVDRFGISSNRLYQGSMADDGYIYASLENRGAPAPRGREFRKAIYHNIGSLNIRDQAMGAKEVLKNAFVDTSRVAVWGWSGGGSSTLNLMFQYPQIYKTGISIAAVDNQLNYDNIYQERYMGIVPEDKHFFVDNSPLAHAKNLRGNLLLVHGTGDDNVHYNNAEQMINELVRNGKTFQLMSYPNRTHSISEGEGTSRHLAATYTKFLKENCPPGGR, encoded by the coding sequence ATGTTTAAACCCCTAGTACGCAATGCAGCGGCGATTATCGTGTTCGTGCAGCTGGCTGTCGCGCCGGTGGCGTGGGCACAGGTCGGCCCCGGCACCCAATGGACTAAAGATGGCTACAGCTATATGCGGGCCCAAGATGATGAAATTGTCCAGCTCGACGCTCGTGACCCTAAGAAGTCGACTACGCTCATCAGCAAACAGTTACTAACGCCACAGGGCCAAACGGCACCGCTAAAAGTGCGCCGCTTTGCTTTCTCCGATGATGGCCGCAAAGTCCTTCTTAGTACGAACACCAAGAAAGTGTGGCGCTACGATACGCGTGGCGACTACTGGGTATTCGACCTAGACAGTAAGAAACTCACCCAGCTAGGCAAAGGGCGACCAGAGTCGTCGTTGATGTTTGCCAAGTTCTCGCCTGATGGCAGCAAAGTGGCTTATGTGAGCGAGCACAACCTTTACGTAGAGACCCTAGCCGATAACCGGATCACGGCTCTCACCTCCGACGGCACCAGCCGCCTCATCAACGGCACGTTCGACTGGGTATACGAGGAAGAACTTGACTGCCGCGACGGTTTCCGCTGGGCGCCTGATGGGCAGAAGCTAGCCTACTGGCAGCTCGACGCCACCAAAACGCGCAACTATCTGATGCTGAACACGACGGATCAGCTCTACCCTTTCACGATTCCGGTCGAGTACCCCGTAGTAGGCGAAGATCCGAGCCGTTGCCGCGTAGGCGTGGTGCCCGTGGCGGGCGGCGCGACCAAGTGGATGGACGTCCCCGGCGACGCCGTGCAGCACTATATTCCGCGCATGGAATGGGCCAGCAACGATGAGCTTATTCTTCAACAGCTCAACCGCCGTCAGAATGAAAGCAAGCTGATGCTGTGCACCGCTAGCAGTGGCACCGTCAAGCCGATTTACAGCGAGACGGACAAGGCTTGGGTGGATGCGAAGGAAGGCGCCGTCGGCTGGAATTGGATTGAGGGCGGCAAGCGCTTTGTGTGGTCGAGTGAGAAGGATGGCTGGCGCCACCTCTATGCCGTCGACCGCAAAGGCAAGGAGCAGCTCTTGACCAAAGGCGACTACGACGTGATTAGCCTGGAGTCGATTGATGAGAAAGGCGGCCAGATCTACTTCATGGCCTCTCCCACGAATGCTACCCAAAAGTACCTCTACCACGTGCCGCTGAAAGGAGGCAAGGCTGAGCGCGTGACCCCGCAGAACTTAGCCGGCTCACACAGCTACGACATCTCGCCCAACGGCAAGCTAGCGCTGCATAATTATTCCAGCAGCTCGGTATTCCCCGTGTCCGATGTGGTGTCGCTGCCCACGCACCAGCGTTTGAGCGGCGGCGAAACACCTGCCCAAGCGCAAAGCATCAAGCTTCCCAAGGTGGAGTTCTTCCAGGTGAAAACGCAAGATGGTGTGACGCTGGATGGTTGGATGGTGAAGCCTACCAATTTCGACCCTAGCAAGAAATATCCCATCGTATTTATGGTGTACGGAGAGCCCGCTAGCCAGACGGTAGTCGACCGCTTCGGAATTAGCAGCAACCGCCTCTACCAGGGCAGCATGGCCGATGACGGCTACATCTACGCTTCGCTGGAAAACCGCGGTGCCCCGGCTCCGCGCGGCCGAGAGTTTCGTAAAGCTATTTACCACAACATTGGGAGCTTAAACATCCGCGACCAGGCCATGGGCGCCAAAGAAGTGCTGAAAAACGCCTTCGTAGACACCAGCCGCGTGGCAGTGTGGGGTTGGAGCGGCGGCGGTTCTTCCACGCTGAACCTGATGTTTCAATACCCACAGATTTACAAAACGGGTATTTCCATCGCTGCTGTCGACAACCAACTGAACTACGATAATATCTACCAGGAGCGCTACATGGGTATAGTGCCTGAAGACAAGCACTTCTTCGTAGACAACTCCCCCTTGGCCCACGCCAAGAACCTGCGTGGCAACCTGCTGCTCGTGCACGGCACCGGCGACGACAACGTGCACTACAACAATGCCGAGCAGATGATCAATGAGCTGGTGCGCAACGGCAAAACCTTCCAGTTGATGTCGTACCCAAACCGCACGCACAGCATCTCGGAGGGCGAAGGTACTAGCCGCCACCTAGCTGCTACCTATACCAAATTCCTGAAGGAAAACTGCCCGCCCGGCGGCCGCTAG
- a CDS encoding cytochrome c — MQKLSILCFFVFLSLPLAAQKKPAPKSKAPAASAGAAKSIAAGKQIYTQYCLSCHQADGGGVQNMNPPLIKTSYVLGDKTRLAKVLLNGLQDVDIDGEPYNNVMPSHDFLNDQQIADVLTFVRNSFGNKASAVTAAEVKAVRATNKK; from the coding sequence ATGCAGAAGTTAAGCATTCTGTGCTTTTTCGTCTTCCTGAGTTTGCCGCTTGCGGCGCAGAAGAAACCAGCTCCCAAATCCAAGGCCCCTGCTGCCTCTGCCGGAGCAGCGAAGTCGATTGCAGCTGGCAAGCAGATCTACACCCAGTACTGCCTGAGCTGCCACCAAGCCGACGGGGGTGGAGTCCAGAACATGAATCCGCCGCTTATCAAAACGAGCTACGTGCTAGGTGATAAAACCCGTCTGGCGAAGGTGTTGCTCAATGGCTTGCAAGACGTGGATATCGATGGCGAGCCCTACAATAACGTCATGCCCTCCCACGACTTCCTTAACGACCAGCAAATTGCCGACGTGCTGACGTTTGTGCGTAACAGCTTCGGCAACAAGGCCAGCGCCGTTACCGCTGCTGAAGTAAAAGCTGTACGCGCCACCAATAAGAAGTAA